One Mycobacteroides abscessus ATCC 19977 genomic window carries:
- a CDS encoding ABC transporter permease translates to MTASTITATGAAQSAPATARRPALAARQLLQPSACIVAVMVSLAYVNLADVSASEKRSLGMSNLLVLLGQHMAISVAATVLTCAVAIPLGIALTRGPVRRYAKTITTLVGFGQAAPAIGLIALGAVLFGIGGIGAVLALTVYGALPIVANTVIGLDGVDTRLVEAARGMGMSARSTLIRVELPLALRVIVAGVRTALVLIVGTAALASFTGAGGLGQLITTGIKLQQPVTLVVGAILVAALALFIDWLARVVEIIAAPRGL, encoded by the coding sequence ATGACGGCATCAACCATCACCGCGACCGGGGCGGCGCAATCGGCTCCGGCCACCGCCAGGCGGCCCGCACTGGCCGCCAGGCAGTTGCTACAGCCATCGGCATGCATTGTGGCCGTGATGGTTTCGCTGGCATACGTCAACCTCGCGGACGTATCGGCGTCGGAGAAGCGCTCGTTGGGGATGTCGAACCTGCTGGTCCTCCTGGGACAGCACATGGCGATCAGCGTCGCCGCGACGGTGCTCACGTGCGCCGTCGCGATCCCGCTAGGCATCGCATTGACGCGAGGGCCCGTCCGGAGGTACGCGAAGACGATCACCACGTTGGTCGGGTTCGGCCAGGCCGCTCCGGCCATCGGACTGATCGCACTCGGGGCGGTGCTGTTCGGCATCGGTGGTATCGGTGCGGTACTGGCCCTGACCGTCTACGGCGCGCTGCCCATCGTCGCCAATACCGTGATCGGTCTCGACGGTGTCGATACCCGCCTGGTGGAGGCGGCACGGGGGATGGGGATGTCGGCGCGCTCGACCCTGATCCGGGTGGAATTGCCATTGGCGTTGCGGGTCATCGTCGCCGGAGTGCGCACCGCGCTGGTGCTCATCGTCGGCACGGCGGCACTGGCATCGTTCACCGGAGCCGGCGGGCTGGGTCAGCTCATCACCACGGGCATCAAACTTCAGCAGCCGGTGACCCTGGTGGTGGGCGCCATCCTGGTGGCTGCTCTGGCCTTGTTCATCGACTGGCTGGCCCGCGTCGTCGAGATCATCGCAGCACCAAGGGGGCTGTGA
- a CDS encoding glycine betaine ABC transporter substrate-binding protein gives MVLACLVMMLQAGCGLQSASGAVLAAKPGLIRHYDSLRDVNITVAAKDFTEQLVLGNIVAIILNAAGASVTNMTNTPGSFGVRQSMLKRVANVSPEYTGTGWINYLGHADPIKDPVAQWKAVNEEDAANRLVWLPPAPMNNTYAFAIRESEAERLAVTKLSDLRGLARNDLTFCVESEFASRNDGFVPMLKTYGLSTGQLGRITNLDVGVVYTATAKGDCNFGEVFTTDGRIPALKLRVLQDDRHFFPLYNLTEVIDADLLAAHPELSEIFALLNPRLTNDTMLALNARVDSAGEDPAIVARDWLIDQGLLSR, from the coding sequence GTGGTGCTTGCCTGCTTGGTGATGATGCTGCAGGCAGGCTGCGGTCTCCAGTCCGCGAGCGGCGCGGTACTCGCCGCCAAGCCGGGCCTGATCCGGCACTACGATTCGCTTCGCGATGTGAATATCACGGTAGCGGCAAAGGATTTCACCGAGCAGCTGGTGCTGGGTAACATCGTCGCGATCATTCTCAATGCGGCCGGCGCCAGTGTCACCAATATGACCAACACCCCAGGAAGTTTCGGAGTGCGGCAGTCGATGCTGAAGAGGGTGGCCAATGTCTCGCCCGAGTACACCGGAACCGGATGGATCAATTATCTGGGGCACGCCGACCCCATCAAGGATCCCGTCGCGCAGTGGAAAGCGGTCAACGAGGAGGATGCGGCCAACCGGCTGGTCTGGTTGCCTCCCGCGCCCATGAACAACACCTACGCGTTCGCCATCCGGGAGTCGGAAGCCGAACGGCTGGCGGTGACCAAGCTGTCCGATTTGCGCGGCCTCGCACGCAACGATCTGACGTTCTGTGTGGAAAGCGAATTCGCCAGCCGTAACGACGGGTTCGTGCCGATGCTCAAGACGTATGGTCTGTCCACCGGGCAACTGGGCCGGATCACCAACCTGGATGTAGGAGTGGTGTATACCGCCACCGCCAAGGGCGATTGCAACTTCGGCGAGGTATTTACCACCGACGGTCGCATCCCGGCGCTGAAGTTGCGTGTCCTGCAGGACGACCGGCACTTCTTTCCGCTCTACAACCTGACCGAGGTCATCGATGCCGACCTGTTGGCGGCGCACCCCGAGTTGAGCGAGATCTTCGCCCTGCTGAACCCGCGGCTGACCAACGACACCATGTTGGCGCTGAACGCCAGGGTCGATTCGGCCGGCGAAGATCCGGCGATCGTGGCACGCGACTGGCTGATCGACCAGGGTCTGCTCAGCCGCTAG
- a CDS encoding oxygenase MpaB family protein — translation MMTTTDVISTALGAQLGRRSLLWRWAGDMRIAFTGGTAGLLQTMDPAIGYALIEHSNFFADPVDRVFRSLPPILGTVYDDPAAGTGVTVRDFHRDIKGVQPDGVRYHALNPTTFWWAHATFQVMVEQTIDRYSRYRLSGAEREQLYQEGVEWYRRYAMSEQPLPPNRAAFQQEWDRYCDEVLTPNPAADYLMKVIEGRSVPDMSKSPHLPVAAYLKPAAKLALPTAPLRMALAPPLRLTIYGGLPPQVRKRFGIRWNLADETAYRTLLRAVPLAWPFIPTSWRWHPASHDGWRRERGRLPRNW, via the coding sequence ATGATGACAACAACCGATGTCATCTCCACCGCGCTCGGCGCCCAGCTGGGCCGCCGGTCTCTGTTGTGGCGCTGGGCCGGCGATATGCGGATAGCCTTCACCGGCGGCACCGCCGGACTGCTGCAAACGATGGATCCCGCGATCGGCTACGCGTTGATCGAACACTCAAACTTCTTCGCCGACCCCGTCGACAGGGTGTTTCGATCGTTGCCACCGATTCTCGGGACGGTGTACGACGATCCCGCCGCCGGCACCGGAGTGACGGTGCGAGATTTTCACCGCGACATCAAAGGGGTGCAGCCCGACGGCGTCCGGTATCACGCGCTGAACCCCACGACGTTCTGGTGGGCACACGCCACCTTCCAGGTGATGGTCGAACAAACCATAGATAGGTACTCCCGATATCGACTATCCGGCGCCGAACGCGAACAGCTCTACCAGGAGGGCGTCGAGTGGTATCGCCGCTACGCCATGAGTGAGCAGCCGCTGCCCCCGAATAGAGCCGCCTTCCAACAGGAGTGGGATCGCTACTGCGACGAGGTACTCACCCCCAACCCGGCCGCTGACTATCTGATGAAGGTCATCGAGGGACGCTCGGTTCCCGATATGAGCAAGTCGCCGCATCTCCCGGTGGCCGCTTACCTGAAGCCCGCGGCGAAACTCGCCTTGCCCACCGCTCCTCTGCGCATGGCATTGGCTCCTCCGCTTCGGCTGACCATCTACGGCGGCCTGCCTCCCCAGGTGCGCAAGCGTTTTGGGATCCGGTGGAATCTGGCGGACGAGACCGCCTATCGCACGCTGCTGCGTGCGGTGCCGCTAGCGTGGCCGTTCATCCCGACATCATGGCGCTGGCATCCGGCCAGCCACGACGGATGGCGCCGCGAGCGGGGCCGGCTACCGCGCAACTGGTGA